In Thermotomaculum hydrothermale, a single genomic region encodes these proteins:
- a CDS encoding C40 family peptidase, with the protein MKRFLISFGIFVFLFSVSCHKKPTYEPANVVVAIAYKQIGKPYALGGKGPYSFDCSGLVYYCYKHAGYNLPSTTKKLKKVGKKVTGKLKFKKLKKGDILFFKIGKIFGGPNHVGIYVGNREMIHASPTKGVVKVYLKTNYWEKHFKYARRVIY; encoded by the coding sequence ATGAAAAGGTTTCTAATATCGTTTGGAATTTTTGTTTTTTTATTTTCTGTCTCCTGCCATAAAAAACCAACTTATGAGCCTGCTAATGTAGTTGTGGCAATAGCATATAAGCAGATTGGAAAGCCATATGCATTAGGGGGTAAAGGACCCTATTCCTTTGACTGCTCAGGGCTTGTTTATTATTGTTACAAGCATGCAGGGTACAACCTTCCCTCAACAACCAAAAAGCTAAAAAAAGTTGGTAAAAAGGTAACAGGCAAATTAAAATTCAAAAAACTGAAAAAAGGGGACATCCTATTTTTCAAGATTGGAAAGATATTCGGCGGGCCAAACCATGTTGGAATTTATGTGGGGAACAGGGAAATGATTCACGCATCCCCAACAAAAGGGGTTGTTAAGGTTTATCTAAAAACAAATTACTGGGAAAAGCACTTTAAATACGCAAGAAGGGTAATATATTAA
- a CDS encoding M16 family metallopeptidase produces the protein MVVLKSINNAKILYQKISESPVFALSVCVKCGSRDEKENEHGLTHFFEHMVFKGTEKRSAEEISAEIEGVGGELDAFTTRDNLCFTCKIPSDHFDTAMDVVFDMLLNPLFREEDILLEKGVVKEELRMSKENHDDSGDELFISLIYPEKELGRSILGNEKSIDSFSKEQLFKYKDTRISGENLIVSCVGSLEENDFFKKIENYLSGLNVSGCIPSSEKQQFNTFEKKVRREGMDGVNLYLGFETFPSNDRNRFALSVLNNILGDGMSSRLFVKIREKKGLAYSVSSFPVYHRNEGMLYIFASTSKGKEDSLKEEILKECFSLAETITENEFERAKNQLKGSLSMGLETALSKAMFNAKNTMVYGKPYSFEEVIKMIDSVEFKQVRSLAQGILRKEKMALLLYGNF, from the coding sequence ATGGTTGTTTTGAAAAGTATAAACAATGCAAAGATTTTGTATCAAAAAATTTCAGAATCACCTGTTTTTGCCCTTTCTGTTTGTGTTAAGTGCGGTTCAAGGGATGAAAAAGAAAATGAGCACGGATTAACCCATTTCTTTGAACACATGGTGTTTAAAGGTACTGAAAAGAGAAGTGCTGAGGAAATATCAGCAGAGATTGAGGGTGTTGGCGGAGAGTTGGACGCATTTACCACAAGGGATAATTTGTGTTTCACATGCAAAATCCCTTCTGACCACTTTGACACAGCAATGGATGTTGTTTTTGATATGCTGTTAAATCCCCTCTTTAGGGAAGAGGATATTTTGCTTGAAAAGGGGGTTGTCAAGGAAGAGTTGAGAATGTCAAAGGAAAATCACGATGACAGCGGGGATGAATTGTTTATATCTTTAATTTATCCAGAAAAAGAGTTAGGTCGTTCTATTTTAGGAAATGAGAAGAGTATAGATTCTTTTTCTAAAGAGCAGTTGTTTAAGTATAAAGATACAAGGATTTCAGGGGAAAATCTTATTGTAAGTTGTGTGGGGAGTTTAGAAGAAAATGATTTTTTTAAGAAAATAGAGAATTATTTATCAGGATTGAATGTTTCAGGCTGTATCCCTTCTTCAGAGAAACAGCAGTTTAATACTTTTGAAAAAAAGGTGAGAAGAGAGGGAATGGATGGAGTTAACCTTTACCTTGGTTTTGAGACCTTCCCGTCAAACGACAGAAACAGGTTTGCACTTTCTGTTTTAAACAATATCCTTGGGGATGGTATGAGTTCAAGGTTGTTTGTGAAGATAAGGGAAAAGAAAGGGTTAGCCTATTCAGTGTCTTCCTTTCCTGTTTACCACAGAAACGAAGGTATGCTCTATATATTTGCTTCAACATCAAAGGGTAAAGAAGATAGTTTAAAGGAAGAAATTTTGAAAGAGTGTTTTTCCCTTGCTGAAACAATTACAGAAAATGAATTCGAAAGGGCTAAAAACCAGTTAAAGGGAAGTTTAAGCATGGGGCTTGAAACAGCATTGAGCAAGGCTATGTTTAATGCTAAAAACACAATGGTTTATGGTAAGCCTTATTCCTTTGAAGAAGTGATTAAAATGATTGATAGTGTTGAGTTTAAACAGGTGAGGTCTTTAGCACAAGGTATTTTGAGAAAAGAAAAGATGGCATTGCTTCTTTACGGCAATTTTTAA
- a CDS encoding SufB/SufD family protein yields the protein MTVEIKNYPTKQNEDWRYFNLKEDKVKEILSFNEFDNETYFFKNLAEKIEHKKYSKFFNEIDYQKDFFKNLILEKGKFEKVQFEEKEKSINEYFILESGKTLSRQIDITVKPNCKTVLTIFFKPLENSFLNLLFNFLVMEDAELRLNVILDGEENSLMFFRTNHKLLENAKASVFLLQLAHSTTRIETMANLEKGASFNRYQTNILNNSSFTDTLFKAFHYGKNSSSEINNLSIVQDKAKSILNGLLFIDQKAKNSKAFQSARNIILSEESYSVSYPQLEILNPDVECSHGTSMHSFEEPQIFYLKSRGIEEDEAKAMILNGYIDFFFKNMDNKIKKYFLDFCHRKIKELM from the coding sequence ATGACTGTTGAAATAAAAAATTACCCGACAAAACAAAATGAGGATTGGAGATACTTTAATTTAAAAGAGGATAAAGTAAAAGAAATACTATCTTTCAACGAATTTGATAATGAAACTTACTTTTTTAAAAACCTTGCAGAAAAAATAGAGCATAAAAAGTATTCAAAATTCTTCAATGAAATAGACTATCAAAAAGACTTTTTTAAAAACCTTATTCTTGAAAAGGGGAAATTTGAAAAGGTACAGTTTGAGGAAAAGGAAAAATCAATTAACGAATACTTTATCCTTGAAAGCGGAAAAACACTTTCAAGACAGATTGATATCACAGTAAAACCTAATTGCAAAACTGTTTTAACTATCTTCTTCAAACCACTTGAAAACTCTTTTTTAAACCTTTTGTTTAACTTTTTGGTTATGGAAGACGCTGAGCTAAGGCTTAATGTTATTTTAGACGGCGAAGAAAACTCTCTAATGTTTTTCAGAACAAACCACAAATTGCTTGAAAACGCAAAAGCAAGCGTTTTTCTTTTGCAACTTGCACACTCAACAACAAGGATTGAAACAATGGCCAACCTTGAAAAGGGAGCATCATTCAACAGGTATCAAACAAACATTTTAAACAATTCAAGTTTTACAGACACTCTGTTTAAGGCTTTCCATTACGGGAAAAATTCAAGCTCAGAGATAAACAATCTCTCAATTGTGCAGGATAAAGCAAAGTCAATTTTAAACGGGCTTCTCTTTATTGACCAGAAGGCAAAGAATTCAAAAGCATTCCAGAGCGCAAGAAACATAATTCTTTCAGAAGAAAGCTACAGCGTGTCATACCCGCAACTTGAAATTTTAAACCCTGATGTTGAATGCTCACACGGAACATCAATGCACTCCTTTGAAGAACCTCAAATCTTCTATTTAAAGTCAAGGGGAATTGAAGAAGATGAAGCAAAGGCTATGATTTTAAACGGATACATTGACTTCTTCTTTAAAAACATGGACAATAAAATCAAGAAATATTTCCTTGACTTCTGTCACAGGAAGATTAAGGAGTTAATGTAA
- a CDS encoding aminotransferase class V-fold PLP-dependent enzyme: MLDLKKDFPIFRENPGLCFLDSGASAQKPSYVIDFVADFYRKTYANIHRGVYKLSWDTTVLYDKAREKTAQFLGVKDPESVIFTKNTTESINLVAYSFGEKLKEGDEVIVSIMEHHANFVPWQMLAKKKGIKLKIAYIDKENLTLPLENITNLITDKTKLIALTMCSNVLGTISPFVEVCKIAKEKGIKVLLDGAQYMPHHKINFSKLGIDPDFVVFSGHKLCSFDGVGVLYGKRELLEEMRPFLTGGDMIESVSIEETTFAPLPNKFEAGTPPIGAVISLLKAIEYLESIGLEKIEEHETMLAKEAIKRLREIEGVYVFAPENISNGIVSFTIDGIHPHDIATILAKDNVCIRAGMHCAEPLITYLGQDSFARATFYLYNDMEDVERLIKAVLKCKEVFRL; the protein is encoded by the coding sequence ATGCTTGATTTAAAAAAAGACTTTCCAATTTTCAGAGAAAATCCTGGACTGTGCTTTTTGGACAGTGGGGCTTCAGCACAGAAGCCGTCCTATGTTATTGATTTTGTTGCAGACTTTTACAGAAAAACTTATGCAAACATACACAGGGGAGTTTACAAATTAAGTTGGGATACAACTGTTCTTTACGATAAAGCAAGGGAGAAAACTGCCCAATTTTTAGGTGTAAAAGACCCGGAATCTGTGATATTCACCAAAAACACAACTGAATCAATAAACCTTGTAGCATACTCCTTCGGTGAAAAATTAAAAGAGGGAGATGAGGTAATTGTTTCAATAATGGAGCATCACGCAAACTTTGTCCCCTGGCAAATGCTTGCAAAAAAAAAGGGGATAAAACTAAAAATAGCATATATTGATAAAGAAAACCTTACCTTGCCTTTAGAAAATATCACAAACCTCATAACCGATAAGACAAAACTCATTGCCCTTACAATGTGTTCAAATGTTTTAGGCACAATATCCCCCTTTGTTGAGGTGTGCAAAATTGCAAAGGAAAAGGGGATAAAAGTGCTTCTTGACGGTGCACAGTACATGCCTCACCACAAAATAAATTTCTCTAAATTAGGAATTGACCCTGACTTTGTTGTATTCTCCGGCCACAAACTCTGCTCTTTTGACGGTGTTGGGGTTTTATACGGTAAAAGGGAATTGCTTGAAGAAATGAGACCTTTCCTTACCGGTGGGGATATGATTGAGAGTGTTTCAATTGAAGAAACAACATTTGCCCCCCTTCCAAACAAGTTTGAAGCAGGCACTCCACCGATAGGCGCAGTTATCTCGCTATTAAAGGCTATTGAATACCTTGAATCAATAGGGCTTGAAAAAATAGAAGAGCATGAAACAATGCTTGCAAAAGAGGCGATAAAAAGGCTTAGAGAGATTGAAGGTGTGTATGTTTTTGCCCCTGAAAATATTTCAAACGGGATTGTATCATTTACAATTGACGGCATACACCCCCACGACATAGCAACAATACTTGCTAAAGACAATGTCTGTATAAGGGCAGGGATGCACTGTGCAGAGCCTTTGATAACATATTTAGGACAGGATTCCTTTGCAAGGGCAACCTTTTACCTTTACAATGATATGGAAGATGTTGAAAGGCTTATCAAAGCTGTCTTAAAATGCAAGGAGGTATTCAGACTATGA
- the sufU gene encoding Fe-S cluster assembly sulfur transfer protein SufU encodes MNIDPIYQEVILDHYKNPRNCKDIEGISEKGHNASCGDKVEVIAKIEGDKIEDLSVCTKGCAICTASGSIMSEKVKGMNVKEVEEFIEKVKKYLKGELPEDEFKDIFELQALSGVRKLPVRIKCALLPWITLENTLKQNK; translated from the coding sequence ATGAATATTGACCCAATATATCAGGAAGTCATTTTAGACCATTACAAAAATCCAAGAAACTGCAAAGATATAGAAGGGATTTCAGAAAAGGGACACAATGCAAGCTGCGGAGACAAGGTTGAAGTCATTGCCAAGATAGAAGGGGATAAAATAGAAGACCTGTCTGTATGCACAAAAGGGTGTGCAATATGCACTGCGTCAGGCTCAATAATGTCTGAAAAGGTTAAGGGAATGAATGTTAAAGAGGTTGAAGAATTTATTGAAAAGGTAAAAAAATACCTTAAAGGGGAGTTGCCTGAAGATGAGTTTAAAGACATCTTTGAATTACAGGCTTTAAGCGGAGTTAGAAAGCTTCCGGTGAGGATAAAGTGCGCCCTTCTTCCATGGATAACCCTTGAAAACACATTAAAGCAAAATAAATAA